A region of the Geomonas subterranea genome:
GTGCCTGTCCTGGAAGAGAGCGAGCAGCAGGAGAAGGCCGGCGGCGTCATGCCGCTGATAACTGAGGCTGACGGCAAGGACTACCTGATGCTCTTCAGCACGCTGGAGCGCCTTCAGGCGTGGGCTCCCGCAGCCCGTTCCATCCAGGTGCCCGGATACCTGCTCGCGCTGAACACGGTGGAGCCGCTAAACTGGGCGCTTAACTTCGGCACCGAATACTTCAAACAGTTCCACCCTGCTGAAATCGCCTGGCTCAGGGAATCCGTCGAGAGCTGTAACGCCGAGGCGGCGGGGCGCCAGCAAGCCTGATGACCTTCCCGGGCGGGGTCTCCGCCCGAAACAAAAGCTGGAACTCGCGTGAAGGGCAGCCAGGCCGGCAGCCTTCCAGATCAAAATAAATAAAGGGGCAGCCGTTACGGCTGCCCCTTTCCCGTTCTGAATTGTGACGTATGAGCTATTTGTGGCGTTGCACCACCGTCGGTTTCACGCCGGCCTTCTCCAACTCGGCCCCCTTCCTGGCAGCGGCCTCCTCGCTCTTAAAAGAGCCTGCCGTCAGGTTGAAGGTGGGGACCTGAACCGACATCGGCCTGAGTTCGGTGGTGATGCCGAAGCCGGCCAACCGAAGCTGTTCGTCTACCGCACCGACTTTGTCGAAGTACGATCCCGCATATACGTTGAACTTCCCGGTCTTGTCCTGAAGCATGAAATGCTCGGCCTTCGCCTGGCGCAGCTTCTGCAGCATCTTCTCTGCCGCTTTCTGCTCCGTGTACTCCCCGACATGAATCCGGCTCATCTGTTCCTTCCTCTTGGGCCCCGGCTCTACTACCGGCTTCATACCGGCATTTTTGATTTTTTTCTTGATCCCCGCCATCTCAGACTTCAGTACGAAGGTACCGAAGTCGAGGGTGTAGCCATCTGTGGCGGAAGCCGCAGGTGCCGATGACGTCGTTTGCAGTTCGGACGAGGCCGAACCGGCTGGCAAAGCAGAAGCCGTGGCTTTCTCCGCTGCAGCTTTCTCCGCTGCAGCCTGCTCAGCAGCAGCCTGCTCAGCAGAGGCCTTCTCAGCAGCAGCCTTCTCGGCAGAGGCCTTCTCGGCAGAGGCCTTCTCGGCAGCAGCCTTCTCGGCAGCAGCCTTCTCGGCGACAGCTTTCTCAACTGCGGCTTTCTCAACTGCGGCTTTCTCAACTGCGGCCTTCTCAACTGCGGCCTTTATAGCTGCCGTTCTCTCAGCCACTGCCTCTTCGATGGTGGCCGGCCTCGCAATCGGCAACTTAGTCGCGCCCTGATCGCTCCCCGCCTTGCCCGCCGTTTCAGCGGCCGCCTCTTCAGCAGCTACTCTTTGTGCCGCTACCCTGTCTGCAGCCAATTTCTCAGCTATTGCCTTATTATCAGCTAGCGCCTTCTCAGCGGCAGCCTTCTCAGCGGCAGCCTTCTCAGCGGCAGCTTTCTCAGCGGCAGCTTTCTCAGCGGCAGCTTTCTCGGCGGCAGCTTTCTCGGCGGCAGCTTTCTCGGCGGCAGCTTTCTCGGCGGCAGCTTTCTCAGCGGCAGCTTTCTCAGCGGCAGCTTTCTCAGCGGCAGCTTTATCGGCAGCAGCAATTGCTGGAACAGCAGTCACTGGAACAGCAGTCACTGGAACAGCAGTCACAGGAGCAGCAGGCACAGGTTCCACAAGCTGTGGCGGCTGCTGGCTCGGCTCCTGAACCATCTTGAGCAGAGCCGGATCCAGCTTTTCCGCTGCCTTAGGGAAATCTTTCAGCAGCGTTTTCAGCGTGCGCACGGCCTTGTCCTCCCTCGAGGTCGAGGCATAGCACTTCGCCAACATCGCCAGCACTTCCTCCCGTTGCGGAGTGGCTGGAAACTTCTTCAGAATTCTTTCCAGCCAAGTGGAAGCGAAGTAGTAACTGTTCTCTTTGTAGTGGCTGCTCGCCTGCGCGAACATGGACGCCTCATCGGAGTCCGCGAACGAGACGGAGGGAACAATCAGACAGGCCAGTACGACTGCCACTAACAGCATGCGCATGGTACTCATTCAAAACCTCACACGTTTCACTAGTGTCTGGAGTCTCGGTGCACTGGAGACAGAAGATGAGAGTATTTCCAAAATTGTGGCAAGATTAGTGTACATGAAGGTCAATGTCAAAGAATAATTTAAGGATTTTCAGACGGTATGAGCCAACGGAAATGACTCTGTGACTGTCGCCCTCCCTCCCACCACCATGCCGCGAAAATTGATAACGTGACAGTTGCCATTCGTCGAGTAGAATCTTGCGATATGAACAGTCCCGATTCATGGCATGAAGAGATATTTCTGTCAGAGATGACAGCCAAGGTAGCGGACGCTTTAGCGGAAGGCATCGACGCCTCCGCGCTGGCGCAAACGGTAGCGGCCTGCGCGGCTACCGCAGCCGATTTTTGCGCCGGACGCCCCTTCGCCTGCGCCCCCGGCTGCCCGCACTGTTGCGTCCTTAACGTTGCGGTTTTACTGCCGGAGGCAATGACCATCGCGCTATGGTTGCGGGAAAGGCTTTCCGGCGCGGAACTGACCGGTCTGCAAAAGCGCCTCGCCGCCCATCGATCCTGGGCGCGCTGGATGGATGATGACGAACGAATCTTGAAGCAGATGTCCTGCCCGCTGCTCGATTCATTCGGAGGCTGTAGCGTACACCCCGTGCGCCCCCTCGCCTGCCACGCGATAACGTCGCTGGACAGCCAGTGTTGCCGCGAGGCCCTCATGCCGGCGGTGACAGATGAGGAACGCCTGGTGCCGGCTGACCTGCTGCGCAAGGCGGTTTTCGACGCCGCTTTCACCGCCCTCGCGTCCGGGCTCCGCCTTACCGGGCTGGATGACCGCAGCATAGAGCTCGGGACCGGGGTGCTC
Encoded here:
- a CDS encoding SseB family protein, with translation MEKLDEALVNLRQNMRDGKKQSEFYDLFLNSSFFVPVLEESEQQEKAGGVMPLITEADGKDYLMLFSTLERLQAWAPAARSIQVPGYLLALNTVEPLNWALNFGTEYFKQFHPAEIAWLRESVESCNAEAAGRQQA
- a CDS encoding tetratricopeptide repeat protein gives rise to the protein MLLVAVVLACLIVPSVSFADSDEASMFAQASSHYKENSYYFASTWLERILKKFPATPQREEVLAMLAKCYASTSREDKAVRTLKTLLKDFPKAAEKLDPALLKMVQEPSQQPPQLVEPVPAAPVTAVPVTAVPVTAVPAIAAADKAAAEKAAAEKAAAEKAAAEKAAAEKAAAEKAAAEKAAAEKAAAEKAAAEKAAAEKAAAEKALADNKAIAEKLAADRVAAQRVAAEEAAAETAGKAGSDQGATKLPIARPATIEEAVAERTAAIKAAVEKAAVEKAAVEKAAVEKAVAEKAAAEKAAAEKASAEKASAEKAAAEKASAEQAAAEQAAAEKAAAEKATASALPAGSASSELQTTSSAPAASATDGYTLDFGTFVLKSEMAGIKKKIKNAGMKPVVEPGPKRKEQMSRIHVGEYTEQKAAEKMLQKLRQAKAEHFMLQDKTGKFNVYAGSYFDKVGAVDEQLRLAGFGITTELRPMSVQVPTFNLTAGSFKSEEAAARKGAELEKAGVKPTVVQRHK